A genomic segment from Xiphophorus maculatus strain JP 163 A chromosome 6, X_maculatus-5.0-male, whole genome shotgun sequence encodes:
- the camk2n2 gene encoding calcium/calmodulin-dependent protein kinase II inhibitor 2 translates to MSEVLPYNEGKMSGYGADSEVSQMSFSCGLQDTSAFFAASQAKRPPKLGQIGRAKHVVIEDDRIDEVLKGMTDKSSPGV, encoded by the exons ATGTCCGAGGTGCTGCCATACAACGAGGGCAAAATGAGCGGCTACGGAGCGGACAGCGAGGTCAGCCAGATGTCCTTTAGTTGCGGACTGCAGGACACAAGCGCCTTCTTCGCTGCGTCGCAGGCGAAAAGACCCCCAAAGCTGGGACAGATCGGCAGAGCCAAGCACG TGGTCATCGAGGACGACCGAATAGACGAGGTCCTGAAGGGGATGACGGACAAGTCCTCACCTGGCGTTTAA